One Phoenix dactylifera cultivar Barhee BC4 chromosome 8, palm_55x_up_171113_PBpolish2nd_filt_p, whole genome shotgun sequence genomic window carries:
- the LOC103703339 gene encoding probable WRKY transcription factor 31 gives MDKGGGGGLGLDTSSESVGFLASRSFLGPNHAGGLKRRLSMDSSDHFPTAIEFPVARAGEKRVDEMDFFSDEKKKRSREEPDLDIKVLSSSIKKEDLAINTGLNLRTANTGSDQSTVDEGLSPTEDDKEDKSELAAMQAEVARMNEENQRLRGMLNQVTTNYNALQMHLVALIQQRNQKNIGSPRGHEAVDEKTDGKIVPRQFIDLGPAANADEPSQSSTEGGSRHLSSSPPNNVEAGSMDYRRHENNTNKEIVPPDHERSNREDSPGPSSEGWNPNKAPKLSPSKTAEQTQEATMRKARVSVRARSEAPMITDGCQWRKYGQKMAKGNPCPRAYYRCTMATGCPVRKQVQRCAEDRSILITTYEGNHNHPLPPAAMAMASTTSAAASMLLSGSMSSTDGMMNSSFLARTILPCSSSMATISASAPFPTVTLDLTRSPNPLQFQRPPIPFQVPFQNGSPSFGSPAQPLSLPQVFGQTLSNQSKFSGLQMSPDMEAAQFPHPKPPSATSLADTVSAATAAITADPNFTAALAAAITSIIGGGHQANDNNNTSANNTTGNGNAKPANSNFLAT, from the exons ATGGACaaaggtggcggaggaggattGGGTTTGGACACCTCCTCGGAGTCGGTCGGTTTCCTGGCGAGCAGGTCGTTTCTTGGTCCGAACCACGCCGGTGGGCTCAAGCGCAGGCTCTCTATGGACTCGAGCGACCACTTCCCGACCGCCATCGAATTCCCGGTGGCGCGGGCCGGCGAGAAGCGGGTGGATGAGATGGATTTCTTCTCtgatgagaagaagaagaggagccgGGAGGAGCCCGATCTCGACATCAAGGTGCTCAGTTCTAGTATCAAGAAGGAAGATCTAGCCATCAAC ACTGGTTTGAACCTTCGGACTGCTAATACCGGCAGCGACCAGTCAACGGTGGATGAAGGGCTGTCGCCTACTGAGGATGATAAAGAAGACAAGAGCGAG TTAGCGGCGATGCAAGCCGAGGTGGCAAGGATGAATGAAGAGAACCAGCGGCTGAGAGGGATGCTGAACCAGGTGACCACCAACTACAACGCCCTCCAGATGCATCTCGTTGCTCTAATCCAACAGCGCAACCAAAAGAATATTGGAAGCCCACGAGGTCATGAG GCTGTGGATGAGAAGACTGATGGGAAGATCGTGCCGAGGCAGTTCATTGACCTCGGTCCGGCTGCAAACGCCGATGAGCCTTCCCAGTCCTCCACTGAAGGTGGAAGCCGGCATCTCTCCTCATCGCCTCCAAACAATGTTGAAGCGGGATCAATGGACTACCGCCGTCACGAGAACAACACTAACAAGGAGATAGTTCCACCTGACCATGAGAGGTCTAACAGGGAGGACAGCCCTGGCCCTTCATCTGAAGGCTGGAATCCTAACAAAGCACCCAAATTATCCCCTTCCAAAACTGCAGAACAGACCCAAGAAGCCACCATGAGGAAAGCCCGTGTATCGGTCCGAGCACGATCCGAAGCACCTATG ATCACTGATGGATGTCAATGGAGGAAGTACGGACAGAAGATGGCCAAAGGAAACCCATGCCCCCGGGCTTACTACCGGTGCACCATGGCGACCGGCTGCCCAGTCCGCAAGCAG GTCCAAAGGTGCGCGGAGGATCGCTCCATCTTGATTACAACCTATGAGGGGAATCACAACCATCCACTCCCACCAGCTGCCATGGCAATGGCATCGACCACTTCAGCGGCGGCTTCGATGCTCCTCTCTGGATCCATGTCGAGCACCGATGGAATGATGAACTCTAGCTTCCTAGCGAGAACGATACTTCCTTGCTCCTCAAGCATGGCAACCATATCAGCATCTGCTCCATTCCCGACTGTCACTTTGGATCTCACCCGCTCTCCTAATCCTCTCCAATTCCAAAGGCCACCAATCCCATTCCAAGTCCCCTTCCAGAACGGCTCTCCAAGCTTCGGCAGCCCAGCTCAGCCGCTCTCTCTGCCGCAGGTCTTCGGGCAGACGCTCTCCAACCAGTCAAAATTCTCCGGCCTTCAGATGTCGCCCGACATGGAAGCAGCCCAATTCCCTCACCCTAAGCCACCGTCAGCCACCTCACTGGCCGATACGGTGAGCGCGGCAAC